The Actinomadura sp. WMMB 499 genome includes a window with the following:
- a CDS encoding restriction endonuclease subunit S, with product MADVPLADLVDLANGRARPSPDGAYRPYRTYGSNGVIGTSGRFNADAGTIVVGRVGTYCGTVHYSPDRCWVTDNAIIVTPKDGVNPRYVHYLLKSLDLNRYRMGSGQPLLTHATLNGLRVPRVPRARQDRAACVLGALDDKIAVNDRLAGLADELVRARYDAAAAAAASSVRIDALGTPNREAVPASRIDAAAPYIALEHVPRRHMWLTTWTDAAGVRSGKARFAAGDVLFGKLRPYFHKVGLAFVDGVASTDILVVRPAADGYRGWLLAALSSDAVVAHAAAVSDGTRMPRAAWPDLARHPVPWPGEAAARRFTAAVEPLARRVEAAAAEARALAALRDTLLPGLVAGR from the coding sequence ATGGCTGATGTCCCGCTCGCCGACCTGGTCGACCTGGCGAACGGCCGCGCCCGCCCGTCCCCGGACGGCGCCTACCGGCCGTACCGGACGTACGGGTCGAACGGCGTCATCGGGACCTCCGGCCGGTTCAACGCGGACGCCGGGACGATCGTCGTCGGGCGCGTCGGCACGTACTGCGGCACCGTCCACTACAGCCCGGACCGCTGCTGGGTCACCGACAACGCGATCATCGTGACGCCGAAGGACGGCGTGAACCCCCGCTACGTCCACTACCTGCTCAAGTCGCTCGACCTGAACCGGTACCGGATGGGGTCAGGCCAGCCGCTCCTCACCCACGCGACCCTGAACGGGCTCCGGGTGCCGCGCGTGCCCCGCGCCCGGCAGGACCGGGCGGCCTGCGTCCTCGGCGCCCTCGACGACAAGATCGCCGTGAACGACCGTCTCGCGGGCCTCGCCGACGAGCTCGTCCGCGCTCGGTACGACGCGGCCGCCGCCGCGGCCGCGTCGTCCGTCCGGATCGACGCCCTCGGAACGCCGAACCGCGAGGCCGTCCCCGCGTCCCGCATCGACGCGGCCGCGCCCTACATCGCGCTCGAGCACGTCCCCCGCCGCCACATGTGGCTCACTACCTGGACGGACGCCGCCGGGGTCCGCAGCGGCAAGGCGCGCTTCGCGGCGGGCGACGTCCTGTTCGGCAAGCTCCGCCCGTACTTCCACAAGGTCGGGCTCGCGTTCGTGGACGGTGTCGCGTCGACCGACATCCTCGTCGTCCGTCCCGCCGCGGACGGGTACCGCGGCTGGCTGCTCGCCGCCCTGTCGAGCGACGCCGTCGTCGCGCACGCCGCGGCCGTGAGCGACGGCACCCGGATGCCCCGCGCCGCCTGGCCGGACCTCGCCCGCCACCCCGTCCCCTGGCCGGGCGAGGCCGCCGCCCGCCGCTTCACCGCCGCCGTCGAGCCCCTCGCCCGCCGCGTCGAGGCCGCCGCGGCCGAGGCGAGGGCCCTGGCCGCCCTCCGCGACACGCTCCTGCCCGGCCTCGTCGCCGGACGCTGA
- a CDS encoding SRPBCC domain-containing protein, with product MGFPDRIERTVELAHPPARVWEAITTAEGLGGWFGDEATIDLRPDGAARLRWADGSTADLRVERVEEPRVFGYTWRMDGAPEDDPRRTYVEFTLEPAAGGTRLTVVETGFAQLPDDLHRDSYASHTEGWARELGELVEFLDAA from the coding sequence ATGGGTTTCCCTGATCGCATCGAACGGACCGTGGAGCTCGCCCACCCGCCCGCGCGGGTCTGGGAGGCGATCACCACGGCGGAGGGCCTCGGCGGCTGGTTCGGCGACGAGGCGACGATCGACCTGCGCCCGGACGGCGCGGCCCGGCTCCGCTGGGCCGACGGGTCCACCGCCGACCTGCGCGTCGAGCGGGTGGAGGAGCCGAGGGTGTTCGGGTACACGTGGCGCATGGACGGGGCGCCCGAGGACGACCCGCGGCGCACCTACGTCGAGTTCACGCTCGAACCGGCCGCCGGCGGCACCCGCCTCACCGTGGTCGAGACCGGCTTCGCCCAGCTGCCGGACGACCTGCACCGCGATTCCTACGCAAGCCACACCGAAGGATGGGCGCGTGAGCTCGGCGAACTCGTCGAATTCCTCGACGCCGCCTGA
- a CDS encoding metalloregulator ArsR/SmtB family transcription factor: protein MSSANSSNSSTPPDAEAIAEKVFAALADPTRRGILAALASHGPATATDLACRLPITRQAVAKHLALLAETGLVTAEPGERRRVRYRVRSAPMRVAQQFLTALARDWDGPLDALSEHLDQ, encoded by the coding sequence GTGAGCTCGGCGAACTCGTCGAATTCCTCGACGCCGCCTGACGCGGAGGCGATCGCCGAGAAGGTCTTCGCGGCGCTGGCGGACCCGACCCGGCGCGGCATCCTGGCCGCGCTGGCGTCGCACGGGCCCGCCACCGCGACGGACCTGGCCTGCCGCCTGCCGATCACGCGGCAGGCGGTCGCCAAGCATCTGGCCCTGCTGGCCGAGACCGGCCTGGTGACCGCCGAGCCGGGAGAGCGGCGCCGGGTGCGCTACCGAGTTCGCTCCGCACCGATGCGGGTAGCACAGCAGTTCCTGACCGCGCTCGCGCGCGACTGGGACGGCCCCCTCGACGCCCTGAGCGAGCACCTGGATCAATGA
- a CDS encoding DUF899 family protein has translation MKQQTATALPPVVDRAAWQAELDELRAREKAHTREGDAIAAARRRLPMVEVDASLPLTGPDGRVTLLDTFEGRSQLIAYFHMWHTGREAAAQCPGCTFCNGHVRELSYLHARDVTYATFCQGPYDESVRYRDFMGLDMPWYSVQDSAGTLMAGRGPFLLASYLRDGDRVFETYWTTGRGVEAGMAPSYGLLDMTVHGRQEPWEDSPAGWPRRWDADEEYFATGGRPTAQWARLEAGHSDDLGTS, from the coding sequence ATGAAGCAGCAGACGGCGACCGCCCTGCCGCCGGTCGTGGACCGGGCCGCGTGGCAGGCCGAACTGGACGAGCTCCGCGCCCGCGAGAAGGCGCACACCCGCGAGGGCGACGCGATCGCCGCGGCCCGCCGCCGTCTCCCGATGGTGGAGGTGGACGCGTCCCTGCCCCTGACCGGCCCCGACGGGCGGGTCACGCTCCTCGACACCTTCGAGGGCCGCTCGCAGCTCATCGCCTACTTCCACATGTGGCACACCGGCCGGGAGGCCGCCGCCCAGTGCCCCGGCTGCACCTTCTGCAACGGGCACGTCCGCGAGCTGTCCTACCTGCACGCCCGCGACGTCACCTATGCCACGTTCTGCCAGGGCCCGTACGACGAGAGCGTCCGCTACCGGGACTTCATGGGCTTGGACATGCCCTGGTACTCGGTCCAGGACTCCGCCGGCACGCTGATGGCCGGGCGCGGCCCCTTCCTGCTGGCGTCCTACCTGCGCGACGGCGACCGGGTGTTCGAGACGTACTGGACGACCGGGCGCGGCGTCGAGGCCGGAATGGCACCGAGCTACGGGCTGCTGGACATGACCGTCCACGGCCGCCAGGAGCCGTGGGAGGACTCGCCCGCCGGATGGCCCCGGAGATGGGACGCCGACGAGGAGTACTTCGCCACCGGCGGGCGGCCCACCGCCCAGTGGGCCCGCCTGGAGGCCGGGCACTCCGACGACCTCGGCACCTCCTGA
- a CDS encoding YciI family protein: MEFFCYHRDRPGSVGLRHELIEEHWSYMDRFAKELIARGPTFDADGELSGSVHIVELPDPAAARAFAFDEPCWQAGAYRDVLVRRWRNLLGRTMWDFPGGRTGEDRYLVLGFGSGEPADLDVPSGARTDGDADDGADPDADLIAFGPLLADDGGAWLGTAALVRATGPDAARDVLTSEPYDAVEVHAWEFGGRR; the protein is encoded by the coding sequence GTGGAGTTCTTCTGCTATCACCGGGATCGCCCCGGCTCCGTGGGCCTTCGGCATGAGCTGATCGAGGAGCACTGGTCGTACATGGACCGGTTCGCCAAGGAGTTGATCGCTCGCGGGCCGACGTTCGACGCGGACGGTGAGCTGTCCGGGAGCGTGCACATCGTCGAGCTGCCGGATCCGGCGGCCGCGCGGGCGTTCGCGTTCGACGAGCCCTGCTGGCAGGCGGGGGCGTACCGGGACGTGCTGGTGCGGCGGTGGCGCAACCTGCTCGGGCGCACGATGTGGGACTTCCCCGGCGGACGGACGGGCGAGGACCGGTATCTCGTGCTGGGGTTCGGCTCCGGCGAGCCCGCGGACCTCGACGTCCCGTCCGGCGCCCGGACGGACGGCGACGCGGACGACGGTGCGGACCCGGACGCGGACCTGATCGCGTTCGGGCCGCTGCTGGCGGACGACGGCGGGGCATGGCTCGGGACGGCCGCGCTGGTGCGGGCGACGGGGCCGGACGCGGCGCGGGACGTCCTGACCTCGGAGCCGTACGACGCCGTCGAGGTGCACGCGTGGGAGTTCGGCGGGCGGAGATGA
- a CDS encoding DUF397 domain-containing protein, whose product MIVQWRKSSYSGVGDDVCVELGRLARGVGVRDSKAPGAGHLALSAAEFAGLVGALKRLPAR is encoded by the coding sequence GTGATCGTCCAGTGGCGCAAGAGTTCCTACAGCGGCGTCGGGGACGACGTGTGCGTAGAGCTGGGACGACTTGCGCGCGGCGTCGGGGTGCGGGACTCCAAGGCCCCTGGGGCCGGGCACCTCGCGTTGAGCGCCGCCGAGTTCGCGGGACTGGTGGGCGCGCTCAAGCGGCTTCCCGCTCGCTGA
- a CDS encoding DUF397 domain-containing protein, with protein MIVQWRKSSYSGGVSDKACVELGRLASGIGVRDSKDPGAGHIKVGRSALAAIFAEIRREDERST; from the coding sequence ATGATCGTCCAGTGGCGTAAGAGTTCTTACAGTGGCGGTGTGAGCGACAAGGCGTGTGTTGAGCTGGGACGTCTTGCGTCAGGTATCGGCGTCCGGGACTCCAAGGATCCTGGGGCTGGGCACATCAAGGTGGGCCGCTCGGCGTTGGCTGCGATCTTCGCCGAGATCAGGCGCGAGGACGAGCGCTCGACGTGA
- a CDS encoding helix-turn-helix transcriptional regulator, with amino-acid sequence MPIVREPLDPKVSQWHFLAFHLRFLREKAGLSLTQCGRILNVARSTVSNMEAGRLRPHEGHLVKLDEWYGTGELLQTMLWYARMAHDPDWFGQFSTYEQEAVSIRTYHGQAVPHPLQTEAYTRSLLLAGSPKGVDHELQERADRKAAILDREDPPDLWVLLGEGALAQEIGGFKVMADQVRHLLEMVDECLVLLRIVPFSAGGTRGVDGSLQIIRLGTRDVAYVGAQCGGRLIESPGEVREVGDIFERIGAKALPESDSRKVIEQYLGRYA; translated from the coding sequence ATGCCGATCGTCCGCGAACCCCTCGACCCCAAGGTGTCGCAGTGGCACTTCCTTGCCTTCCACCTGCGCTTTCTTCGAGAGAAGGCGGGGTTGTCGCTCACTCAGTGTGGCCGGATCCTCAACGTCGCGAGATCGACTGTTTCTAACATGGAGGCGGGAAGGCTTCGTCCGCATGAAGGTCACTTGGTGAAGCTTGATGAGTGGTACGGGACCGGCGAACTTCTGCAGACAATGCTCTGGTATGCCCGGATGGCTCACGATCCGGACTGGTTTGGACAGTTTTCTACCTATGAGCAGGAAGCCGTGTCGATCAGGACCTACCATGGCCAGGCGGTTCCGCATCCGCTGCAGACGGAGGCGTACACCCGCTCGCTGCTGTTGGCGGGTTCCCCGAAGGGTGTCGACCACGAACTACAGGAGCGGGCTGATCGCAAAGCCGCAATCCTCGACCGCGAGGATCCGCCGGACTTGTGGGTGCTACTGGGCGAAGGTGCTCTGGCGCAGGAGATTGGCGGCTTCAAGGTGATGGCGGACCAGGTTCGCCACCTGCTGGAGATGGTGGACGAGTGCCTCGTACTCCTGCGGATCGTGCCCTTCTCGGCAGGTGGTACGCGTGGGGTGGATGGTTCGCTCCAGATTATCCGGCTTGGAACCCGAGACGTCGCCTATGTGGGGGCTCAGTGTGGCGGACGCTTGATCGAATCCCCCGGCGAGGTGAGGGAGGTAGGGGATATATTTGAACGAATCGGCGCAAAGGCTCTGCCTGAGAGTGATTCGCGCAAGGTGATCGAGCAGTACTTGGGGAGGTATGCATGA
- a CDS encoding ATP-binding protein codes for MIIPLLGTPTVVGLARTLAGARLNKWNCHHISDDALLIVSELVTNAARQTPHQEIRLQVSRDTAGIVIAVWDASPEIPQARPVPEVTLDDLDAPDGSFDDNGGRGLPLVQALSRSCGVTKDPTGGKWIWARLSP; via the coding sequence TTGATCATTCCTCTGCTGGGAACGCCGACGGTCGTGGGGCTCGCGCGCACTCTGGCAGGGGCCCGCCTAAACAAGTGGAATTGTCACCACATTTCGGACGATGCACTTCTCATCGTCTCGGAACTCGTCACCAACGCGGCGCGCCAGACGCCGCACCAGGAGATCCGGCTCCAGGTCAGCCGGGACACGGCCGGGATCGTCATCGCCGTCTGGGACGCGAGTCCGGAGATCCCGCAGGCGCGCCCCGTCCCGGAGGTCACGCTGGACGACCTGGACGCGCCCGACGGCTCGTTCGACGACAACGGCGGGCGCGGACTGCCGCTCGTCCAGGCCCTCTCTCGCTCGTGCGGCGTCACGAAAGACCCGACGGGCGGGAAGTGGATCTGGGCTCGGCTCAGCCCATAG
- a CDS encoding dihydrofolate reductase family protein, whose protein sequence is MAATYTFDVFSSLDGFGSYGGDGDWGGYWGKQGPELLDHRLTLYGEEQRMIFGATTYRQFAEMLATSTEDSEVRDPWVTRMRNLPATVVSTTLEAPLDWPDATVARGDAVDVVARLKKESAVPLRSHGSLSMNRALMAAGLVDRVQVTIFPVITGRSGTEPIFRGAADFDLELIEHRTLDGRIQELVYRPTLHG, encoded by the coding sequence ATGGCGGCCACTTACACGTTCGATGTCTTCTCCAGCCTCGACGGCTTCGGTTCCTACGGCGGCGACGGCGACTGGGGCGGGTATTGGGGCAAGCAGGGCCCCGAGCTTCTCGACCACCGGCTCACCCTGTACGGCGAGGAACAGCGGATGATCTTCGGCGCCACCACGTACCGGCAGTTCGCGGAGATGCTGGCCACGAGCACCGAGGACTCCGAGGTGCGTGACCCCTGGGTCACCCGGATGCGGAACCTGCCCGCGACGGTGGTGTCGACGACGCTGGAAGCCCCCCTCGACTGGCCGGACGCGACCGTCGCGCGCGGCGACGCCGTCGACGTCGTCGCCCGGCTCAAGAAGGAGTCCGCGGTGCCGCTGCGCTCGCACGGCAGCCTGTCGATGAACCGGGCGCTGATGGCCGCCGGTCTGGTCGACCGCGTCCAGGTGACGATCTTTCCCGTGATCACCGGCCGGAGCGGGACGGAACCGATCTTTCGGGGGGCGGCCGACTTCGACCTGGAACTGATCGAGCACCGGACGCTCGACGGTCGCATCCAGGAGCTCGTCTACCGGCCCACGCTGCACGGTTAA
- a CDS encoding metalloregulator ArsR/SmtB family transcription factor: MDASLLAALADPARLRLVRLLAERPRPVGVLARLADARQPQTTKHLQALERAGVVISQRSGQRRIYALQPGPLRELADALNRLADTADHAGGFRETFDRYGANLDIEREAARAEGWADGRSFGFVRSTAARPELVWRHLTEESLLARWWTPDGLRVSELVFEARPGGRIVQGYRDADDTDGSDLVVGRAEGAVEEVRPGERLSYRTSPLLPGGGLAFTAHVTFDLHPTDSGTRLDVQWRLTDSTAQSADFIAGIEIGFGQSLDRLTSILAADT; this comes from the coding sequence ATGGACGCATCGCTTCTCGCCGCGCTGGCCGATCCGGCGCGCCTGCGGCTCGTTCGGCTGCTGGCCGAGCGGCCCCGGCCGGTCGGCGTGCTGGCCCGGCTCGCCGACGCGCGCCAGCCCCAGACGACCAAGCATCTGCAGGCGCTCGAACGCGCCGGCGTCGTCATCTCCCAGCGCAGCGGGCAGCGCCGCATCTACGCGCTCCAGCCCGGCCCGTTGCGGGAGCTGGCGGACGCGCTGAACCGGCTCGCCGACACCGCCGACCACGCGGGCGGCTTCCGCGAGACCTTCGACCGTTACGGGGCCAACCTCGACATCGAACGGGAAGCCGCGCGGGCCGAGGGCTGGGCGGACGGGCGTTCGTTCGGCTTCGTCCGGTCGACGGCGGCTCGTCCCGAACTGGTCTGGCGGCACCTGACCGAGGAGTCCCTGCTCGCCCGCTGGTGGACGCCCGACGGCCTGCGCGTGTCCGAGCTCGTCTTCGAGGCGCGGCCGGGCGGGCGGATCGTCCAGGGATACCGCGACGCCGACGACACCGACGGCTCCGACCTGGTCGTCGGGCGCGCGGAAGGAGCCGTCGAGGAGGTGCGCCCCGGCGAGCGCCTGAGCTACCGGACGTCGCCGCTGCTCCCCGGCGGCGGCCTCGCCTTCACCGCGCACGTCACCTTCGACCTGCACCCGACCGACTCCGGCACACGGCTGGACGTCCAGTGGCGGCTCACCGACAGCACCGCCCAGTCCGCCGACTTCATCGCGGGCATCGAGATCGGCTTCGGGCAGAGCCTGGACAGGCTCACCTCGATCCTGGCCGCCGACACGTAG
- a CDS encoding dihydrofolate reductase family protein, producing the protein MGRLVINVAVTVNGAFEAPAPEAQGSWLVTDPDSMRAGQEMWQAADAMLLGRRTYEGLSAVWPELAHVPGYEAYAARMNGMPKYVASRSLTGPLAWNATLLEGDLAESMSRLKEEHDGNLIAPSAGELTRALIAHDLVDDFWFHVSPYLWSTGPRIFDEIGPVRLELVNTTTFSSGIVRLCYRPSAADAAAAA; encoded by the coding sequence GTGGGACGACTCGTCATCAACGTCGCCGTGACCGTCAACGGTGCCTTCGAGGCACCGGCGCCAGAGGCGCAGGGCAGCTGGCTGGTCACCGACCCCGACAGCATGCGGGCCGGGCAGGAGATGTGGCAGGCGGCCGACGCCATGCTGCTCGGCCGCAGGACCTACGAGGGGCTGTCCGCCGTCTGGCCCGAGCTCGCCCACGTCCCCGGCTACGAGGCGTACGCGGCGCGGATGAACGGCATGCCCAAGTACGTCGCGTCCCGGTCGCTGACCGGACCGCTGGCGTGGAACGCCACTCTCCTCGAAGGCGACCTCGCCGAGAGCATGAGCCGCCTCAAGGAGGAGCACGACGGCAACCTGATCGCTCCGTCCGCCGGGGAACTCACCCGCGCGCTCATCGCCCACGACCTCGTCGACGATTTCTGGTTCCACGTCAGTCCCTACCTGTGGTCGACGGGACCTCGCATCTTCGACGAGATCGGCCCCGTCCGGCTGGAGCTGGTCAACACCACGACCTTCAGCTCGGGCATCGTCCGCCTGTGCTACCGCCCGTCTGCGGCCGACGCCGCTGCCGCGGCCTGA
- a CDS encoding protein-tyrosine phosphatase family protein produces the protein MNETMDERNDGGTGAPLAGAIRLPDGAWVRGRGLRNPAPPGPDPVFGLYLGTAKLRGRHEAELRWEHAWVEWPDFLLPRDRDQAVQQIRDLHERAGSGAAVEVACGGGVGRTGTVIACLAVLAGIDPADAVTWAREHHHKRAVETPWQRRWVRAFPAGPS, from the coding sequence ATGAACGAGACGATGGACGAGCGAAACGACGGCGGCACCGGCGCACCGCTCGCGGGCGCGATCCGGCTCCCGGACGGAGCCTGGGTACGAGGCCGCGGCCTGCGCAACCCGGCGCCGCCGGGCCCCGACCCAGTGTTCGGCCTGTACCTCGGCACAGCGAAACTCCGCGGACGCCACGAGGCAGAACTGCGCTGGGAGCACGCGTGGGTCGAGTGGCCCGACTTCCTCCTCCCCCGCGACCGCGACCAAGCCGTCCAGCAGATCCGCGACCTGCACGAACGGGCCGGATCGGGGGCGGCGGTGGAGGTCGCCTGCGGGGGCGGCGTCGGGCGCACCGGGACGGTCATCGCCTGCCTGGCCGTCCTGGCGGGCATCGACCCGGCGGACGCCGTCACCTGGGCACGCGAGCACCACCACAAGCGGGCCGTCGAGACCCCCTGGCAGCGCCGCTGGGTCCGCGCCTTTCCGGCCGGACCCTCTTGA
- a CDS encoding TetR/AcrR family transcriptional regulator, with the protein MPGVTEDRPYHHGNLRAALLDAAGRSLRERGADQLSLRDLAREVGVSHAAPRRHFPDRQALLDALAETGFADLDTTLRTALADADTDFPSRVRAAMTAYVRFATENAALLDLMYASKHRPGATRIVEAARAPFALLSELIRQGQEAGSLQPGDPERVGIVLFATLQGLASLINGNIVRPELLDGLVETTVEQFVRAPHPPDPDIS; encoded by the coding sequence ATGCCAGGCGTGACCGAAGATCGGCCCTACCACCACGGAAACCTCCGGGCCGCGCTGCTCGACGCCGCCGGGCGCAGCCTGCGGGAGCGCGGCGCGGACCAGCTGTCCCTACGCGACCTGGCCAGGGAGGTCGGCGTCAGCCACGCCGCGCCGCGCCGCCATTTCCCGGACCGCCAGGCACTGCTCGACGCGCTCGCCGAGACCGGGTTCGCCGACCTCGACACCACGCTGCGCACCGCGCTCGCGGACGCGGACACGGACTTCCCCTCGCGCGTACGGGCCGCCATGACGGCCTACGTCCGCTTCGCCACCGAGAACGCCGCGCTGCTGGACCTGATGTACGCGAGCAAGCATCGGCCGGGCGCGACGCGCATCGTCGAGGCGGCCCGGGCCCCGTTCGCACTGCTCTCCGAGCTGATCCGGCAGGGGCAGGAGGCGGGGTCGCTCCAGCCGGGAGACCCGGAGCGGGTCGGGATCGTCCTGTTCGCGACGCTCCAGGGCCTCGCTTCGCTCATCAACGGCAACATCGTCCGGCCGGAACTCCTCGACGGACTGGTCGAGACCACGGTCGAACAGTTCGTCCGAGCCCCCCACCCGCCGGACCCGGACATCTCGTGA
- a CDS encoding oxidoreductase, producing MTTFSASDIPSMAGRTVVVTGANSGVGRAAARVLAARDARVVLAVRDPAKGREAAATMTGQVEVRRLDLADLSSVREFAADLTEPVDVLINNAGVMIPPFSRTADGFELQFGTNHLGHFALTNLLLPRIRGRVVTVSSVGHRAGSIDFDDLNWERRRYRAMPAYAQSKLANLLFTAELQRRLTEAGSPVLATAAHPGTAATNLLRTDPRRRVRVLVERAVTRVISQSEDDGALPTLYAAVADVPGNGYAGPDGFLEQRGAPTLVGRSRRARDTEVARRLWDVSEKLTGVAFPLHSREAA from the coding sequence ATGACAACATTCTCTGCATCGGACATCCCCTCCATGGCGGGCCGGACGGTCGTCGTCACCGGCGCGAACAGCGGGGTCGGCCGCGCCGCCGCCCGCGTCCTCGCGGCCAGGGATGCACGTGTCGTGCTCGCCGTGCGCGATCCCGCCAAGGGACGGGAGGCCGCCGCGACGATGACCGGGCAGGTCGAGGTCCGGCGCCTCGACCTCGCCGACCTCTCCTCGGTGCGCGAGTTCGCCGCGGACCTCACCGAGCCGGTGGACGTGCTGATCAACAACGCGGGCGTCATGATCCCGCCGTTCTCCCGGACGGCCGACGGCTTCGAGTTGCAGTTCGGCACCAACCACCTGGGGCACTTCGCTCTCACGAACCTGCTCCTGCCGCGGATCCGGGGCCGGGTCGTCACCGTGTCGTCCGTCGGCCACCGGGCGGGCTCGATCGACTTCGACGACCTCAACTGGGAGCGCAGGCGGTACCGGGCGATGCCCGCGTACGCGCAGTCCAAGCTCGCCAACCTGCTGTTCACCGCGGAACTCCAGCGACGGCTCACCGAAGCCGGCTCGCCGGTGCTCGCGACCGCCGCACACCCCGGCACGGCGGCCACGAACCTGCTGCGGACCGACCCCCGCCGCCGCGTCCGCGTCCTGGTGGAAAGGGCGGTGACCAGGGTCATCAGCCAGAGCGAGGACGACGGCGCGCTGCCGACGCTGTACGCCGCCGTGGCGGACGTGCCGGGCAACGGCTACGCGGGCCCGGACGGTTTCCTCGAGCAGCGGGGCGCGCCGACGCTGGTCGGCCGCTCGAGGAGAGCACGCGACACCGAGGTGGCGCGCCGCCTGTGGGACGTCTCCGAGAAGCTGACGGGCGTCGCCTTTCCGCTGCACTCTCGCGAAGCCGCTTGA
- a CDS encoding LLM class flavin-dependent oxidoreductase — translation MKKIGFLSFGHWTPAPGSRTRSAADALSQSIDLAVAAEELGADGAYFRVHHFARQLGSPFPLLAAIGARTSRIEIGTGVIDMRYENPMYFAEDAGAADLISGGRLQLGISRGSPEQVIEGWRYFGYEPSGGESDADMARKHTEVLLTVLRGEGFAEPNPRPMFPNPPGLLRIEPYSEGLRERVWWGSGSNATAEWAARLGMNLQSSTLKDDETGEPLHVQQRKQIEAYRRVWREAGHGREPRVSVSRSIFALTSDMDRAYFGRDTGSTDQIGMIDENTRAIFGRSYAAEPDVLVEQLAADEAVQAADTLLLTVPNQLGVDYNAHVLENILTHVAPDLGWR, via the coding sequence ATGAAGAAGATCGGCTTTCTCTCGTTCGGTCATTGGACGCCCGCCCCGGGGTCGCGGACCCGGTCGGCCGCGGACGCGCTGTCGCAGTCGATCGATCTCGCGGTGGCCGCGGAGGAGCTCGGCGCCGACGGCGCCTACTTCCGGGTGCACCACTTCGCCCGGCAACTGGGGTCGCCGTTCCCGCTGCTGGCCGCGATCGGGGCGCGGACCTCGCGGATCGAGATCGGCACCGGCGTGATCGACATGCGGTACGAGAACCCGATGTACTTCGCCGAGGACGCCGGGGCCGCCGACCTCATCTCCGGCGGACGGCTGCAGCTCGGCATCAGCCGCGGATCGCCCGAGCAGGTGATCGAGGGATGGCGGTACTTCGGGTACGAGCCGTCCGGGGGCGAGAGCGACGCCGACATGGCGCGCAAGCACACCGAGGTCCTGCTCACGGTGCTGCGCGGTGAGGGGTTCGCCGAACCGAACCCGCGGCCGATGTTCCCCAACCCGCCCGGCCTCCTGCGTATCGAACCGTACTCGGAGGGGCTGCGCGAACGCGTCTGGTGGGGCTCCGGCTCCAACGCCACCGCCGAGTGGGCCGCCCGGCTCGGCATGAACCTGCAGAGCTCCACCCTCAAGGACGACGAGACCGGCGAGCCTCTGCACGTCCAGCAACGCAAGCAGATCGAGGCGTACCGGCGCGTATGGCGGGAGGCCGGGCACGGGCGCGAGCCGCGCGTGTCGGTCAGCCGCAGCATCTTCGCGCTGACCAGCGACATGGACCGCGCCTACTTCGGCCGCGACACCGGCTCCACCGACCAGATCGGGATGATCGACGAGAACACCCGGGCGATCTTCGGACGTTCGTACGCGGCCGAGCCGGACGTGCTGGTCGAGCAGCTCGCCGCCGACGAGGCCGTCCAGGCCGCCGACACGCTTCTGCTCACCGTCCCCAACCAGCTCGGCGTGGACTACAACGCGCACGTCCTGGAGAACATCCTCACCCACGTGGCTCCGGACCTCGGCTGGCGCTGA